The window ACGGAACCGGGGTGTTTTTGAAGCCCGGCTCGTCGAGCCGGAAAGGGCGTGACGAACCGGGCTGGATCAGCCTTTGGTGGTCGTCTTGGTAATCGCAGCCACGACCGCGTCGCCCATCTCGATGGTGCTGACCTTCGTGGTGCCTGCCGACCAGATGTCCGAGGTGCGCAAGCCGGAGGCGAGCACCTGCTTCACCGCCGACTCGATACGGTCGGCAGCTTCGGTCTGGTTGAGTGAGAAACGGAGCATCATGGCAGCGGACAGTATTGTAGCCAAAGGATTGGCGATGCCTTTGCCGGCGATGTCGGGCGCGCTGCCGTGGCTGGGTTCGTACAGGCCCTGGTTGCTCGCGTTCAGCGAGGCCGAGGGCAACATGCCGATCGAGCCGGTGAGCATGGCCGCCGCGTCGGAGAGGATGTCGCCGAACATGTTGCCGGTGACGATCACGTCGAACTTCTTCGGTGCCTTCACCAGTTGCATGGCGGCGTTGTCCACGTACATGTGGTCCAACGCCACATCGGGGTATTCCTTGCCGACCTCGGTGACCACGTCCTTCCAGAACTGGAAGGTCTCGAGCACGTTGGCCTTGTCCACGCTGGTCACGCGCTTGTCGCGTTTGCGCGCGGCCTGGAACGCCACATGGGCGATGCGTTCGATCTCGGGGCGGCTGTAGCGCATGGTGTCGAAGGCTTCCTCGGCGCCGGGGAAGTGCCCGTCCACCGCCGTGCGGCGGCCGC of the Rhodoferax koreense genome contains:
- the leuB gene encoding 3-isopropylmalate dehydrogenase, which translates into the protein MKIAVLPGDGIGTEIVAEAIRVLNVLDLNFEMETALVGGAAYEAHGHPLPEATLKLAKEADAVLFGAVGDWKYDKLERQFRPEQAILGLRKNLGLFANFRPAICYEQLVGASSLKPELVAGLDILIVRELTGDIYFGQPRGRRTAVDGHFPGAEEAFDTMRYSRPEIERIAHVAFQAARKRDKRVTSVDKANVLETFQFWKDVVTEVGKEYPDVALDHMYVDNAAMQLVKAPKKFDVIVTGNMFGDILSDAAAMLTGSIGMLPSASLNASNQGLYEPSHGSAPDIAGKGIANPLATILSAAMMLRFSLNQTEAADRIESAVKQVLASGLRTSDIWSAGTTKVSTIEMGDAVVAAITKTTTKG